From the Solanum stenotomum isolate F172 chromosome 4, ASM1918654v1, whole genome shotgun sequence genome, one window contains:
- the LOC125862713 gene encoding HIPL1 protein-like, giving the protein MNKLLSSFICLLLYNFISPSYSLPLCTDLRAPVIPKKALAFCPYNGRVCCDSSKDVQLQKAFEGMKISDTSCSSAVKSILCSTCDQFSAELFKVKSGPRPVPVLCNSTVASANNFCSSVWDSCQNISITNSPFAPSLQTKAGGTKNLNSSLLTDFWQSKADFCEAFGGNSDKDSLCFNGEQISLKKNETLQTPNGMCFEKIADGGYLNMVPHPDGSNRAFFSNQAGKIWLATIPDQDSGESMGLDESSPFADLTDEVYLDARYGMMGMAFHPNFAKNGRFFASYNCDKSKSPSCAGRCACNSDVGCDPSKIKSEDNKQPCQYHSVVSEFSANGTASNPSLAEKVKPSEVRRIFTMGLPFTANHGGQILFGPEDGYLYFMMGDGGSKGDSFNFAQNKKSLLGKIMRVDIDNIPSQEEISDLGHWGNYSVPRDNPYSQDKDLQPEIWALGLRDPWRCSFDSEKPSYFICADVGQDQYEEVDIITKGGNYGWSMYEGPLRFKNASADDFVDPIFPVLGYTHSDVNKEVGSAAISGGYVYRSKTDPCIYGSYLYGDLYAKNFWAAQENPYNSGNFTARSIRFSCAHDSPLNCSSVPNSPLPALGYIFSFGQDNRKDAYILTSTGVYRVVRPSRCKYTCSMETARTAETPRPSAPSDGHIAKADLCSVLLLYCLLFLTSFIL; this is encoded by the exons ATGAATAAGTTGCTCTCCTCATTCATTTGTCTCCTTCTGTATAACTTCATCTCTCCATCTTATTCACTCCCTTTATGCACAGATTTAA GAGCACCTGTTATTCCTAAAAAGGCTTTGGCTTTTTGTCCATATAATGGAAGAGTATGTTGTGACTCTTCCAAAGATGTGCAATTGCAGAAGGCTTTTGAGGGTATGAAAATATCTGATACTTCATGTAGTTCTGCTGTCAAATCAATACTTTGCTCA ACATGTGATCAGTTTTCAGCAGAGTTGTTTAAGGTAAAATCAGGGCCAAGACCAGTTCCTGTTCTTTGCAATTCAACTGTTGCATCAGCAAACAACTTTTGTTCATCTGTTTGGGATTCTTGCCAAAACATATCAATAACAAATTCTCCTTTTGCACCATCCTTGCAAACCAAAGCAGGAGGAACCAAAAACTTGAACTCCTCCTTGTTAACAGACTTCTGGCAATCGAAAGCCGATTTCTGCGAAGCATTTGGTGGAAACTCTGATAAAGATTCATTATGTTTCAATGGAGAACAAATTTCACTCAAGAAAAATGAAACTTTACAGACTCCGAATGGAATGTGTTTTGAGAAGATTGCTGATGGAGGTTACCTCAACATGGTCCCTCATCCTGATGGATCGAACCGAGCATTCTTCTCCAATCAGGCTGGAAAAATTTGGCTAGCAACTATACCAGATCAAGATTCAGGAGAAAGCATGGGGCTTGATGAATCAAGTCCATTTGCTGATTTAACAGATGAGGTTTATTTGGATGCAAGATATGGGATGATGGGGATGGCTTTTCATCCAAACTTTGCAAAGAATGGCAGGTTTTTTGCATCATATAACTGTGACAAATCTAAGTCTCCTAGCTGTGCTGGAAGATGTGCTTGTAATTCAGATGTTGGTTGTGATCCTTCTAAGATAAAATCAGAGGATAATAAGCAGCCATGCCAATACCATTCTGTTGTTTCAGAGTTCAGTGCTAATGGGACTGCATCAAATCCATCACTG GCAGAGAAGGTGAAACCATCAGAAGTGAGGAGAATATTTACAATGGGGCTTCCATTCACAGCTAATCATGGAGGACAAATACTCTTTGGCCCTGAAGATGGATATCTCTACTTTATGATGGGAGATGGTGGAAGCAAGGgtgattctttcaattttgctCAAAATAAGAAGTCATTACTTGGAAAAATAATGAGGGTTGATATTGATAACATACCAA GTCAAGAAGAGATATCAGATCTAGGACATTGGGGTAACTATTCGGTTCCTCGAGATAATCCTTATTCACAAGATAAAGATTTGCAGCCAGAAATTTGGGCGCTTGGACTGAGAGATCCTTGGCGCTGTAGCTTTGATTCAGAAAAGCCTTCTTACTTCATCTGTGCGGATGTTGGACAG GATCAGTATGAAGAAGTTGACATCATCACGAAAGGGGGAAACTATGGATGGAGCATGTATGAAGGTCCTTTACGCTTTAAAAATGCTTCAGCTGATGACTTTGTTGATCCCATCTTTCCAGTGTTAGGATACACCCATTCTGATGTAAACAAAGAAGTTGGATCTGCGGCCATATCAGGTGGTTATGTTTATCGCTCCAAGACTGATCCCTGCATATATGGAAG TTACCTCTATGGAGATTTGTATGCTAAGAACTTTTGGGCAGCTCAAGAAAATCCGTATAACAGTGGGAACTTTACAGCAAGAAGCATCCGTTTCAGTTGTGCTCATGATTCCCCTCTCAATTGCAGCTCAGTTCCCAATAGTCCATTGCCTGCTTTAGGTTACATATTCTCATTTGGACAGGATAACAGGAAGGATGCCTATATTTTAACAAGCACCGGTGTATACAGAGTGGTTCGTCCAAGTCGCTGCAAGTACACTTGCTCGATGGAGACAGCAAGGACTGCTGAGACACCACGTCCCTCTGCACCTTCAGATGGTCACATTGCTAAAGCAGATCTCTGCTCGGTCCTTCTTCTTTACTGTCTGCTGTTTTTGACTAGCTTCATCCTGTAG